In a genomic window of Piliocolobus tephrosceles isolate RC106 chromosome 1, ASM277652v3, whole genome shotgun sequence:
- the PLA2G2A gene encoding phospholipase A2, membrane associated, whose amino-acid sequence MKTLLLLAVIMIFGLLQAHGNLVDFQKMIKLTTGKEAAFSYGFYGCHCGVGGKGSPKDATDRCCVTHDCCYKRLEKSGCGTKFLSYKFSNKGSTITCAKQDSCRSQLCECDKAAAYCFARNKSTYNKNYQYYSNKLCRGSTPRC is encoded by the exons ATGAAGACCCTCCTATTGTTGGCAGTGATCATGATCTTTG GCCTTCTGCAGGCCCATGGGAATTTGGTGGATTTCCAGAAAATGATTAAGTTGACAACAGGAAAGGAAGCTGCATTCAGTTATGGCTTCTACGGCTGCCACTGTGGCGTGGGTGGCAAAGGATCCCCCAAGGATGCAACGGATCG CTGCTGTGTCACTCATGACTGTTGCTACAAACGTCTGGAGAAAAGTGGATGCGGCACCAAATTTCTGAGCTACAAGTTTAGCAACAAGGGAAGCACAATCACCTGTG CAAAACAGGACTCCTGCAGAAGTCAACTGTGTGAATGTGATAAGGCTGCTGCCTACTGTTTTGCTAGAAACAAGAGTACCTATAACAAAAACTACCAGTACTATTCCAATAAACTCTGCAGAGGGAGCACCCCTCGTTGCTGA